A single genomic interval of Macadamia integrifolia cultivar HAES 741 chromosome 6, SCU_Mint_v3, whole genome shotgun sequence harbors:
- the LOC122082679 gene encoding putative receptor-like protein kinase At4g00960 isoform X2, with product MISSSLLFTFSSILINLVLCFTPSTSQPTLVYNFCLGANYTTNSNIQFTTNLNLLLSSLSSKASSSTNHGFYNFTTGQNQYKVYGLFLCRGDVTIETCQNCVETASKEIIQLCPVNREAIIWYEECMLRYSNRSIFSIMEVEPRSYFGIFVNVSDPDQLNRTQSGLMDKLITRAVRGPSSPAMFAIGDEKFSLFQNLYGLVQCTPDLSGTDCDKCLRGAVSAIQNRFYATLEVALYRPSCVVRRSSIPFYPLKAGTPAAAPPPPPPPPPPLSEDIAPNRRRKSFQPACVIAIPLAIAVTVLSIICFYVRRRKKKKKANLMDDYTNVDSLQFGFITIKTATDNFSDANKLGAGGFGAVYKGRLSDGQEIAVKRLSGNSSQGEAEFKNEVALLAKLQHRNLVGLIGFCLEGKEKQLIYEFVPNGSLDYFIFDPSKRAEMDWRMHYKIIEGTARGILYLHEDSQIKIIHRDLKPSNILLDADMNPKISDFGMARLVMMDQTLVNTKRVVGTYGYMPPEYALKGLFSVKSDVFSFGVIVLEMISGKKIRSFHLTEDSQTLLEYAWRLWHEEKGLEFIDPMLNNSCPTSEVLKCLLIGLLCVQEDPKYRPTMSSVVMMLKKKLDALPQPRQPAYAMGSSSIESDPFSVSGESSSVNEATFSSFTPR from the exons ATGATAAGCTCCAGTTTGCTCTTCACCTTTTCATCAATTCTCATAAATTTGGTTCTCTGCTTTACTCCCAGCACCTCCCAGCCCACCTTAGTTTACAACTTTTGCTTAGGAGCTAATTACACCACTAACAGTAACATCCAATTTACAACAAATCTCAACCTTCTCCTCTCGTCTCTATCTTCTAAAGCTTCTTCATCCACCAACCATGGATTCTACAACTTCACTACCGGCCAGAATCAATATAAAGTTTATGGCCTCTTCCTTTGCAGAGGCGATGTTACCATAGAGACCTGCCAGAATTGCGTTGAGACAGCAAGCAAAGAGATCATACAACTCTGCCCAGTTAACAGAGAAGCCATTATTTGGTATGAAGAATGTATGTTAAGGTACTCTAATCGATCCATATTCTCAATCATGGAAGTGGAACCAAGAAGTTATTTCGGAATCTTCGTTAATGTCTCCGACCCAGATCAGTTAAATCGGACTCAGAGTGGTTTGATGGACAAACTCATCACAAGGGCCGTCCGGGGCCCTTCTTCCCCAGCCATGTTTGCCATCGGAGATGAGAAATTTAGTCTCTTTCAGAACCTATATGGGTTAGTTCAGTGCACGCCTGATCTTTCTGGGACTGATTGTGATAAATGCCTGAGAGGAGCTGTTTCTGCGATACAGAATCGGTTTTATGCGACGCTAGAAGTGGCCTTATATCGACCCAGTTGTGTTGTAAGGCGTAGTAGTATTCCTTTCTATCCACTGAAGGCTGGTACCCCAGCTGctgcccctcctcctcctcctcctcctcctccaccattATCAGAGGATATAGCCCCAAACA GAAGGAGGAAATCATTTCAACCTGCTTGTGTAATTGCTATCCCCTTAGCTATTGCAGTGACAGTTCTTTCTATCATTTGCTTCTATGTacgaaggagaaagaaaaagaaaaaagctaaTT TAATGGATGACTATACAAATGTGGATTCCTTGCAATTTGGCTTCATTACAATAAAAACTGCAACTGATAACTTCTCTGATGCAAATAAGCTGGGTGCCGGTGGATTTGGTGCTGTTTACAAG GGCAGGCTTTCAGATGGACAAGAAATAGCTGTGAAGAGGCTCTCTGGAAATTCTTCCCAGGGTGAAGCAGAATTCAAAAACGAGGTTGCATTATTAGCCAAGCTTCAGCACAGGAATCTTGTTGGACTGATAGGTTTCTGcttggaaggaaaagaaaagcaacTAATCTATGAGTTTGTCCCCAACGGAAGTCTTGATTACTTTATATTTg ATCCAAGCAAGCGGGCAGAAATGGACTGGAGAATGCATTACAAAATTATAGAAGGGACTGCTCGAGGGATTCTTTATCTACATGAGGATTCTCAAATTAAGATTATTCATCGGGATCTTAAACCAAGCAATATTTTACTTGATGCAGACATGAACCCTAAAATTTCCGATTTTGGTATGGCAAGGCTAGTTATGATGGACCAAACTCTAGTCAATACAAAGAGAGTTGTCGGTACTTA TGGATACATGCCTCCGGAGTATGCTTTAAAGGGTTTGTTTTCTGTGAAGTCTGATGTTTTCAGCTTTGGTGTTATTGTGCTCGAGATGATAAGTGGGAAAAAAATCAGAAGTTTCCACCTTACAGAAGATTCACAGACACTGCTGGAATAT GCCTGGAGACTATGGCATGAagaaaagggtttggagttcaTAGATCCAATGTTGAATAATTCATGTCCAACATCAGAAGTTTTGAAATGTCTCCTTATAGGGCTTTTGTGTGTTCAAGAAGATCCCAAGTACAGACCTACTATGTCATCTGTGGTTATgatgttgaagaagaaactcGATGCCCTGCCTCAACCTAGACAACCTGCCTATGCTATGGGGAGCAGCAGCATTGAATCAGATCCATTTTCAGTAAGTGGGGAAAGTTCTTCAGTAAATGAGGCTACTTTTTCTAGTTTTACACCTAGGTGA
- the LOC122081381 gene encoding cysteine-rich receptor-like protein kinase 10: MVSSSSFLTFSSILINLVLCFAPTTSQTAFFRHYCLGANYTTNSNIQFTTNLNLLLSTLSSNASSSTKHGFYNFTTGQNQYKVYGLFLCRGDVTTETCQNCVETASKEIIQLCPVNREAIIWYEQCMLRYSNRSIFSTMEVEPRIFRAFLFDNASNPDQFNQIQSGLMDKLITRAVRGPSSPAMFAIGDEKFSLFQNIYGLVQCTPDLSETDCYKCLRGAVSAIQNRYYGTVTVALYQPSCVVRRSDLPFYQLKASAPAPAPPVPPPPPPPHPLTEGIAPDSKHGRRNSFQTAFAIAVPLAIAVIVLSIICIFVQRRKKKKKANLMDDITSVDSLRFDFITIKTATNNFSDANKLGAGGFGVVYKGRLSDGQEIAVKRLSGNSSQGEVEFKNEVSLLTTLQHRNLVGLMGFCLEGEEKQLIYEFVPNGSLDYFLFDPSKRADVDWGRRYKIIEGIARGILYLHEDSHIRIIHRDLKPSNILLDVDMNPKISDFGMARLVMMDQTLVNTEKAVGT; encoded by the exons ATGGTTAGTTCCAGTTCCTTCCTCACCTTTTCATCAATTCTTATAAATTTGGTTCTTTGCTTCGCCCCCACCACCTCCCAGACCGCCTTCTTTCGCCACTACTGCTTAGGAGCTAATTACACCACTAACAGTAACATCCAATTTACAACAAACCTCAACCTTCTCCTCTCTACTCTATCCTCTAACGCTTCTTCATCCACCAAACATGGATTCTACAACTTCACCACCGGCCAGAATCAATATAAAGTGTATGGTCTCTTCCTCTGCAGAGGCGATGTTACAACAGAGACCTGCCAGAATTGCGTTGAGACAGCAAGCAAAGAGATCATACAACTCTGCCCAGTTAACAGAGAAGCCATTATTTGGTATGAACAGTGTATGTTAAGGTACTCTAATCGGTCCATATTCTCAACCATGGAAGTGGAACCAAGAATTTTTCGCGCATTTTTGTTCGATAATGCCTCCAACCCAGATCAATTTAATCAGATTCAGAGTGGTTTGATGGACAAACTCATCACAAGGGCCGTCCGGGGCCCTTCTTCCCCAGCCATGTTTGCCATCGGAGATGAGAAATTTAGTCTCTTTCAGAACATATATGGGTTAGTTCAGTGCACGCCTGATCTTTCTGAGACTGATTGTTATAAATGCCTGAGAGGGGCTGTTTCTGCGATACAGAATCGGTACTATGGGACGGTAACAGtggccttatatcaacccagtTGTGTTGTAAGGCGCAGTGATCTTCCTTTCTATCAACTGAAGGCTAGTGCACCAGCTCCCGCCCCTCCTgtgcctcctcctcctcctcctcctcacccATTAACAGAGGGCATAGCTCCAGACAGTAAGCATG GAAGGAGGAATTCATTTCAAACTGCTTTTGCAATTGCTGTCCCCTTGGCTATTGCAGTGATAGTTCTTtctatcatttgcatctttgtacaaaggagaaagaaaaagaaaaaagctaaTT taATGGATGACATTACAAGTGTGGATTCCTTGCGATTTGACTTCATTACAATAAAAACTGCAACCAACAACTTCTCTGATGCAAATAAGCTGGGTGCCGGTGGATTTGGTGTTGTCTACAAG GGCAGGCTTTCAGATGGACAAGAAATAGCAGTGAAGAGGCTCTCTGGAAATTCTTCCCAGGGTGAAGTGGAATTCAAAAATGAGGTTTCATTATTAACCACACTTCAGCATAGAAATCTTGTTGGACTGATGGGTTTCTGcttggaaggagaagaaaagcaaCTAATCTATGAGTTTGTCCCCAACGGAAGTCTTGATTACTTTCTATTTG ATCCAAGCAAGCGGGCAGATGTGGATTGGGGAAGGCGTTACAAAATTATAGAAGGGATAGCTCGAGGGATTCTTTATCTTCATGAAGATTCTCATATTAGGATTATTCATCGGGATCTTAAACCAAGCAATATTTTACTTGATGTGGACATGAACCCTAAAATTTCCGATTTTGGTATGGCAAGGCTAGTTATGATGGACCAAACTCTAGTCAATACAGAGAAAGCTGTTGGTACTTAG
- the LOC122082679 gene encoding cysteine-rich receptor-like protein kinase 10 isoform X3, which translates to MISSSLLFTFSSILINLVLCFTPSTSQPTLVYNFCLGANYTTNSNIQFTTNLNLLLSSLSSKASSSTNHGFYNFTTGQNQYKVYGLFLCRGDVTIETCQNCVETASKEIIQLCPVNREAIIWYEECMLRYSNRSIFSIMEVEPRSYFGIFVNVSDPDQLNRTQSGLMDKLITRAVRGPSSPAMFAIGDEKFSLFQNLYGLVQCTPDLSGTDCDKCLRGAVSAIQNRFYATLEVALYRPSCVVRRSSIPFYPLKAGTPAAAPPPPPPPPPPLSEDIAPNSKHGRRKSFQPACVIAIPLAIAVTVLSIICFYVRRRKKKKKANLMDDYTNVDSLQFGFITIKTATDNFSDANKLGAGGFGAVYKGRLSDGQEIAVKRLSGNSSQGEAEFKNEVALLAKLQHRNLVGLIGFCLEGKEKQLIYEFVPNGSLDYFIFDMNPKISDFGMARLVMMDQTLVNTKRVVGTYGYMPPEYALKGLFSVKSDVFSFGVIVLEMISGKKIRSFHLTEDSQTLLEYAWRLWHEEKGLEFIDPMLNNSCPTSEVLKCLLIGLLCVQEDPKYRPTMSSVVMMLKKKLDALPQPRQPAYAMGSSSIESDPFSVSGESSSVNEATFSSFTPR; encoded by the exons ATGATAAGCTCCAGTTTGCTCTTCACCTTTTCATCAATTCTCATAAATTTGGTTCTCTGCTTTACTCCCAGCACCTCCCAGCCCACCTTAGTTTACAACTTTTGCTTAGGAGCTAATTACACCACTAACAGTAACATCCAATTTACAACAAATCTCAACCTTCTCCTCTCGTCTCTATCTTCTAAAGCTTCTTCATCCACCAACCATGGATTCTACAACTTCACTACCGGCCAGAATCAATATAAAGTTTATGGCCTCTTCCTTTGCAGAGGCGATGTTACCATAGAGACCTGCCAGAATTGCGTTGAGACAGCAAGCAAAGAGATCATACAACTCTGCCCAGTTAACAGAGAAGCCATTATTTGGTATGAAGAATGTATGTTAAGGTACTCTAATCGATCCATATTCTCAATCATGGAAGTGGAACCAAGAAGTTATTTCGGAATCTTCGTTAATGTCTCCGACCCAGATCAGTTAAATCGGACTCAGAGTGGTTTGATGGACAAACTCATCACAAGGGCCGTCCGGGGCCCTTCTTCCCCAGCCATGTTTGCCATCGGAGATGAGAAATTTAGTCTCTTTCAGAACCTATATGGGTTAGTTCAGTGCACGCCTGATCTTTCTGGGACTGATTGTGATAAATGCCTGAGAGGAGCTGTTTCTGCGATACAGAATCGGTTTTATGCGACGCTAGAAGTGGCCTTATATCGACCCAGTTGTGTTGTAAGGCGTAGTAGTATTCCTTTCTATCCACTGAAGGCTGGTACCCCAGCTGctgcccctcctcctcctcctcctcctcctccaccattATCAGAGGATATAGCCCCAAACAGTAAGCATG GAAGGAGGAAATCATTTCAACCTGCTTGTGTAATTGCTATCCCCTTAGCTATTGCAGTGACAGTTCTTTCTATCATTTGCTTCTATGTacgaaggagaaagaaaaagaaaaaagctaaTT TAATGGATGACTATACAAATGTGGATTCCTTGCAATTTGGCTTCATTACAATAAAAACTGCAACTGATAACTTCTCTGATGCAAATAAGCTGGGTGCCGGTGGATTTGGTGCTGTTTACAAG GGCAGGCTTTCAGATGGACAAGAAATAGCTGTGAAGAGGCTCTCTGGAAATTCTTCCCAGGGTGAAGCAGAATTCAAAAACGAGGTTGCATTATTAGCCAAGCTTCAGCACAGGAATCTTGTTGGACTGATAGGTTTCTGcttggaaggaaaagaaaagcaacTAATCTATGAGTTTGTCCCCAACGGAAGTCTTGATTACTTTATATTTg ACATGAACCCTAAAATTTCCGATTTTGGTATGGCAAGGCTAGTTATGATGGACCAAACTCTAGTCAATACAAAGAGAGTTGTCGGTACTTA TGGATACATGCCTCCGGAGTATGCTTTAAAGGGTTTGTTTTCTGTGAAGTCTGATGTTTTCAGCTTTGGTGTTATTGTGCTCGAGATGATAAGTGGGAAAAAAATCAGAAGTTTCCACCTTACAGAAGATTCACAGACACTGCTGGAATAT GCCTGGAGACTATGGCATGAagaaaagggtttggagttcaTAGATCCAATGTTGAATAATTCATGTCCAACATCAGAAGTTTTGAAATGTCTCCTTATAGGGCTTTTGTGTGTTCAAGAAGATCCCAAGTACAGACCTACTATGTCATCTGTGGTTATgatgttgaagaagaaactcGATGCCCTGCCTCAACCTAGACAACCTGCCTATGCTATGGGGAGCAGCAGCATTGAATCAGATCCATTTTCAGTAAGTGGGGAAAGTTCTTCAGTAAATGAGGCTACTTTTTCTAGTTTTACACCTAGGTGA
- the LOC122082679 gene encoding putative receptor-like protein kinase At4g00960 isoform X1, producing MISSSLLFTFSSILINLVLCFTPSTSQPTLVYNFCLGANYTTNSNIQFTTNLNLLLSSLSSKASSSTNHGFYNFTTGQNQYKVYGLFLCRGDVTIETCQNCVETASKEIIQLCPVNREAIIWYEECMLRYSNRSIFSIMEVEPRSYFGIFVNVSDPDQLNRTQSGLMDKLITRAVRGPSSPAMFAIGDEKFSLFQNLYGLVQCTPDLSGTDCDKCLRGAVSAIQNRFYATLEVALYRPSCVVRRSSIPFYPLKAGTPAAAPPPPPPPPPPLSEDIAPNSKHGRRKSFQPACVIAIPLAIAVTVLSIICFYVRRRKKKKKANLMDDYTNVDSLQFGFITIKTATDNFSDANKLGAGGFGAVYKGRLSDGQEIAVKRLSGNSSQGEAEFKNEVALLAKLQHRNLVGLIGFCLEGKEKQLIYEFVPNGSLDYFIFDPSKRAEMDWRMHYKIIEGTARGILYLHEDSQIKIIHRDLKPSNILLDADMNPKISDFGMARLVMMDQTLVNTKRVVGTYGYMPPEYALKGLFSVKSDVFSFGVIVLEMISGKKIRSFHLTEDSQTLLEYAWRLWHEEKGLEFIDPMLNNSCPTSEVLKCLLIGLLCVQEDPKYRPTMSSVVMMLKKKLDALPQPRQPAYAMGSSSIESDPFSVSGESSSVNEATFSSFTPR from the exons ATGATAAGCTCCAGTTTGCTCTTCACCTTTTCATCAATTCTCATAAATTTGGTTCTCTGCTTTACTCCCAGCACCTCCCAGCCCACCTTAGTTTACAACTTTTGCTTAGGAGCTAATTACACCACTAACAGTAACATCCAATTTACAACAAATCTCAACCTTCTCCTCTCGTCTCTATCTTCTAAAGCTTCTTCATCCACCAACCATGGATTCTACAACTTCACTACCGGCCAGAATCAATATAAAGTTTATGGCCTCTTCCTTTGCAGAGGCGATGTTACCATAGAGACCTGCCAGAATTGCGTTGAGACAGCAAGCAAAGAGATCATACAACTCTGCCCAGTTAACAGAGAAGCCATTATTTGGTATGAAGAATGTATGTTAAGGTACTCTAATCGATCCATATTCTCAATCATGGAAGTGGAACCAAGAAGTTATTTCGGAATCTTCGTTAATGTCTCCGACCCAGATCAGTTAAATCGGACTCAGAGTGGTTTGATGGACAAACTCATCACAAGGGCCGTCCGGGGCCCTTCTTCCCCAGCCATGTTTGCCATCGGAGATGAGAAATTTAGTCTCTTTCAGAACCTATATGGGTTAGTTCAGTGCACGCCTGATCTTTCTGGGACTGATTGTGATAAATGCCTGAGAGGAGCTGTTTCTGCGATACAGAATCGGTTTTATGCGACGCTAGAAGTGGCCTTATATCGACCCAGTTGTGTTGTAAGGCGTAGTAGTATTCCTTTCTATCCACTGAAGGCTGGTACCCCAGCTGctgcccctcctcctcctcctcctcctcctccaccattATCAGAGGATATAGCCCCAAACAGTAAGCATG GAAGGAGGAAATCATTTCAACCTGCTTGTGTAATTGCTATCCCCTTAGCTATTGCAGTGACAGTTCTTTCTATCATTTGCTTCTATGTacgaaggagaaagaaaaagaaaaaagctaaTT TAATGGATGACTATACAAATGTGGATTCCTTGCAATTTGGCTTCATTACAATAAAAACTGCAACTGATAACTTCTCTGATGCAAATAAGCTGGGTGCCGGTGGATTTGGTGCTGTTTACAAG GGCAGGCTTTCAGATGGACAAGAAATAGCTGTGAAGAGGCTCTCTGGAAATTCTTCCCAGGGTGAAGCAGAATTCAAAAACGAGGTTGCATTATTAGCCAAGCTTCAGCACAGGAATCTTGTTGGACTGATAGGTTTCTGcttggaaggaaaagaaaagcaacTAATCTATGAGTTTGTCCCCAACGGAAGTCTTGATTACTTTATATTTg ATCCAAGCAAGCGGGCAGAAATGGACTGGAGAATGCATTACAAAATTATAGAAGGGACTGCTCGAGGGATTCTTTATCTACATGAGGATTCTCAAATTAAGATTATTCATCGGGATCTTAAACCAAGCAATATTTTACTTGATGCAGACATGAACCCTAAAATTTCCGATTTTGGTATGGCAAGGCTAGTTATGATGGACCAAACTCTAGTCAATACAAAGAGAGTTGTCGGTACTTA TGGATACATGCCTCCGGAGTATGCTTTAAAGGGTTTGTTTTCTGTGAAGTCTGATGTTTTCAGCTTTGGTGTTATTGTGCTCGAGATGATAAGTGGGAAAAAAATCAGAAGTTTCCACCTTACAGAAGATTCACAGACACTGCTGGAATAT GCCTGGAGACTATGGCATGAagaaaagggtttggagttcaTAGATCCAATGTTGAATAATTCATGTCCAACATCAGAAGTTTTGAAATGTCTCCTTATAGGGCTTTTGTGTGTTCAAGAAGATCCCAAGTACAGACCTACTATGTCATCTGTGGTTATgatgttgaagaagaaactcGATGCCCTGCCTCAACCTAGACAACCTGCCTATGCTATGGGGAGCAGCAGCATTGAATCAGATCCATTTTCAGTAAGTGGGGAAAGTTCTTCAGTAAATGAGGCTACTTTTTCTAGTTTTACACCTAGGTGA